The following proteins are co-located in the Nocardioides piscis genome:
- a CDS encoding SIMPL domain-containing protein: MDKRTVTVTGQGDVAVVPDSAVVRVAALARAGRLAEALGGATSAAGTIGAVARRHTSERRVATTGINVWPWHDDHGQQQGFEARHSLAIGCPDVAIAGVLLDALATEVGDALVVEGVSLEVSEPGAARDEAVAQAYADAHRQAGRLAELAGASLGEVLAIGEAVAGVPRPGATASLSAKIEPGETSISAGLTVTWALV; encoded by the coding sequence ATGGACAAGCGAACCGTCACCGTGACAGGTCAGGGCGACGTCGCCGTGGTCCCCGACTCCGCCGTGGTCAGGGTCGCCGCGCTCGCGCGAGCCGGGCGGCTGGCCGAAGCGCTCGGCGGCGCGACGTCGGCCGCCGGGACCATCGGCGCGGTGGCGCGTCGGCACACGTCCGAGCGACGCGTCGCCACCACCGGCATCAACGTCTGGCCGTGGCACGACGACCACGGTCAGCAGCAGGGCTTCGAGGCCAGGCACTCGTTGGCCATCGGCTGCCCAGACGTGGCGATCGCCGGTGTCCTGCTCGACGCGCTGGCCACCGAGGTGGGCGACGCCCTGGTCGTCGAAGGGGTGTCGCTGGAGGTGTCAGAGCCGGGGGCTGCCCGCGACGAGGCAGTGGCACAGGCGTATGCCGACGCGCACCGTCAGGCCGGCCGGTTGGCCGAGCTTGCCGGAGCGTCCCTGGGTGAGGTGCTCGCGATCGGGGAGGCGGTCGCCGGAGTCCCGCGCCCGGGTGCCACGGCCTCGCTCTCGGCCAAGATCGAGCCGGGGGAGACCTCGATCTCCGCGGGCCTGACGGTCACC
- the metF gene encoding methylenetetrahydrofolate reductase [NAD(P)H], which translates to MTRGPGRSMRELIESGEKSFSFEFFPPKDEAGEERLWRAITELEPYRPTFVSVTYGAGGSSRDTTVRVTGRIATETSLTPVAHLTCVGHSRAELLEILDAYKDAGVDHFLALRGDPPGGPHTEWVSTDDGLEYASELVAFIKEHYDAAVGIAAFPEGHVNSESLEHDAQVLKAKADAGAEFAVTEMVLRASDYFALVERARAIGVDMPIIPGIMPILSLRSMNRMVELSGRVMPREVTSRLEPLAETPDLLRAEGIRISTELCDELLAGGAPGLHFYTLNFSRATREIFQALQITV; encoded by the coding sequence ATGACAAGGGGACCCGGGCGCAGCATGCGAGAGCTGATCGAGAGCGGCGAGAAGTCGTTCTCCTTCGAGTTCTTCCCACCCAAGGACGAAGCGGGTGAGGAGCGCCTGTGGCGCGCGATCACCGAGCTGGAGCCCTATCGTCCGACCTTCGTCTCGGTGACGTATGGCGCCGGCGGCAGCTCGCGCGACACCACGGTGCGGGTCACCGGCCGGATCGCGACCGAGACGTCACTGACCCCGGTCGCCCACCTCACCTGCGTCGGTCACAGCCGCGCCGAGCTGCTCGAGATCCTCGACGCCTACAAGGACGCCGGCGTCGACCACTTCCTGGCGCTGCGCGGCGACCCACCCGGCGGCCCGCACACCGAGTGGGTCAGCACCGATGACGGCCTCGAGTACGCCTCCGAGCTCGTCGCGTTCATCAAGGAGCACTACGACGCGGCCGTCGGCATCGCGGCCTTCCCCGAGGGACACGTCAACTCCGAGAGCCTCGAGCACGACGCCCAGGTGCTGAAGGCCAAGGCCGACGCCGGCGCCGAGTTCGCCGTCACCGAGATGGTGCTGCGGGCCAGCGACTACTTCGCCCTCGTGGAGCGCGCCCGAGCCATCGGGGTCGACATGCCGATCATCCCGGGGATCATGCCCATCCTCAGCCTCCGGTCGATGAACCGGATGGTCGAGCTGTCGGGTCGTGTCATGCCGCGAGAGGTCACTTCGCGGCTCGAGCCGCTCGCCGAGACCCCCGACCTGCTACGGGCCGAGGGGATCCGGATCTCGACCGAGCTCTGCGACGAGCTCCTCGCAGGCGGCGCCCCCGGACTCCACTTCTACACGCTCAACTTCTCCCGCGCGACGCGCGAGATCTTCCAGGCGCTCCAGATCACGGTCTGA